One genomic segment of Mus pahari chromosome 4, PAHARI_EIJ_v1.1, whole genome shotgun sequence includes these proteins:
- the Hey1 gene encoding hairy/enhancer-of-split related with YRPW motif protein 1: MKRAHPDYSSSDSELDETIEVEKESADENGNLSSALCSMSPTTSSQVLARKRRRGIIEKRRRDRINNSLSELRRLVPSAFEKQGSAKLEKAEILQMTVDHLKMLHTAGGKGYFDAHALAMDYRSLGFRECLAEVARYLSIIEGLDASDPLRVRLVSHLNNYASQREAASGAHGGLGHIPWGSAFGHHPHIAHPLLLPQNGHGNAGTTASPTEPHHQGRLASAHPEAPALRAPPSGGLGPVLPVVTSASKLSPPLLSSVASLSAFPFSFSSFHLLSPSTPTQAANLGKPYRPWGTEIGAF; the protein is encoded by the exons ATGAAGAGAGCTCACCCGGACTACAGCTCCTCGGATAGTGAGCTGGACGAGACCATCGAGGTGGAAAAGGAGAGCGCGGACGAGAATGG AAACTTGAGTTCGGCGCTGTGTTCCATGTCCCCAACGACATCGTCCCAGGTTTTGGCCAGGAAAAGACGGAGAGGC ATCATCGAGAAGCGCCGACGAGACCGAATCAATAACAGTTTGTCTGAGCTGAGAAGGCTGGTACCCAGTGCTTTTGAGAAGCAG GGATCTGCTAAGCTAGAAAAAGCTGAGATCTTGCAGATGACTGTGGATCACCTGAAAATGCTGCACACTGCAGGAGGGAAAG GTTATTTTGACGCGCACGCCCTGGCTATGGACTATCGGAGTTTGGGGTTTCGGGAATGCCTGGCCGAAGTTGCCCGTTATCTGAGCATCATTGAAGGACTCGATGCCTCCGACCCGCTTCGCGTTCGCCTGGTCTCCCATCTCAACAACTACGCATCCCAGCGGGAAGCCGCGAGCGGCGCTCACGGTGGCCTCGGACACATTCCCTGGGGAAGTGCCTTCGGACATCATCCACACATCGCACACCCTCTGCTGCTGCCCCAGAATGGCCACGGGAACGCTGGCACCACGGCGTCACCCACGGAGCCGCATCACCAGGGCAGGCTGGCTTCTGCCCATCCGGAGGCGCCGGCCTTGCGAGCGCCCCCTAGTGGCGGCTTGGGACCGGTGCTTCCCGTGGTGACCTCGGCCTCCAAACTGTCTCCGCCGCTGCTCTCCTCCGTGGCCTCGCTCTCagccttccctttttccttcagctccttccaccTACTGAGCCCTTCGACACCCACGCAGGCAGCAAACCTTGGCAAGCCCTATAGACCTTGGGGGACAGAGATCGGAGCTTTCTAA